The following DNA comes from Mycobacterium sp. MS1601.
TCTTCGCCGGCCGCGACAGTGATGCGGTGGCCTCGGCGTTGGCCCCCGCAGGCGTCGGCAGCAGCGGCCTGATCAAACAGCTGTTACCCATTCTCGCGCCCATTGTGCTGGCCTACCTCGGCAAGCAGTTCGGCCAACAGTCGTCGGGCGGCGGCGGGATCGGTGACATCCTCGGCAGCATCCTCGGCGGTGGCAGTGCGCCGCGCGGACAGAGCGACAACCCACTGGGCAGCATCCTGGGCGGCATGCTCGGAGCCGGCTCGGGCAAGGACAATCCGATCGGCGACATTCTGGGTGGACTGTTGGGCGGCAAACGCTGAACTGGATCCGGCGCCCGCCCGGGCCGGTTCTGGCCTTGGCCGCAGTGGTCGCCGGAATCTGCCTGATGTGGGCGTCGAGCCTGCCCAGCTCCGATTTCGGGCTGGCGATGTACTCGGTGTTGGCCGGGATGACGATCTGTGGGCTCTGGTTGATACGCACCGTGTGCTTTGTGATCACCACCCGGCGGCTCTCGTCCTGGATCGTAGTGGTGCCCGCGGTGGTGGTGCTGTGTCTGAGCATCAACGCGGCGCAGGCTCCGTTGCGGCTGCGTTTTGCGCTCGCCGAGAACGCCTTCACCCAGGCACTGGCCGCCGCCGTCGACAACCCACAGGCTGCGAACACCCTCGCCGGCGACATCGGCAGCTACCCGGTCAGCAGTGTCGAAGTCCACCACGACCGGGTCTACTTCTGCGTCGCAGGCAGCGGGTTTCTGAGTCAGGGTGGGTTCGCCCACCTACCGTCGGGGCTTCCTGCGACCGACGATCCGATCGGGGAGTCGGTGACTGTCAGCCCGCTCACCGGAGCCTGGTACGTGTTCAGCTCGTCATGGTGAGCGCCCAACCCGCGGTCTCCGGCGCCCGCGTCGCTACCTAGAATTGACCGGTGACTGCCAGCTCCCATACCGACGCCGCTGCCTCCCGGGCACAAGACCTGCCCAAGTCCTGGGACCCAACGGCCGTAGAAAGCGAGCTGTACGAGGGCTGGGTCAAGGCCGGGTACTTCACCGCCGACCCCTCCAGCGACAAGCCGCCCTACTCGATCGTGTTGCCGCCGCCGAACGTGACGGGCAGCCTGCACATGGGCCACGCCCTGGACCACACCATCATGGACGCGCTGACCCGGCGGCGCCGCATGCAGGGTTACGAGGTGCTGTGGCTGCCCGGTATGGACCACGCCGGCATCGCTACCCAGTCGTTGGTGGAAAAGCAGCTAGCCGAGGACGGCAAGACCAAAGAAGACTTCGGCCGCGAGCTGTTCATCGACAAGGTGTGGGACTGGAAGCGCGAGTCCGGAGGCACCATCGGCGCACAGATGCGCAGCATCGGCGACGGCGTCGACTGGAGCCGTGATCGCTTCACCATGGACGACGGCCTGTCCCGTGCCGTGCGCACCATCTTCAAACGGCTCTACGACGCCGGATTGATCTACCAGGCCGAACGCCTGGTCAACTGGTCGCCGGTGCTGCGCACTGCCATCAGTGATCTCGAGGTCAAGTACGAAGACGTCGACGGCGAGTTGGTGTCCTTCCGCTACGGCTCCATGAACGACGACGAACCACACATCGTGGTGGCCACCACCCGGATGGAGACCATGCTGGGCGACACCGCCATCGCGGTGCACCCCGACGACGAGCGTTACCGAGCGCTGGTCGGCAAGACCCTGCCGCACCCCTTCCAGGACCGTGACATCGTGATCGTCGCCGACGAGCACGTTGATCCCGAATTCGGCACCGGCGCAGTCAAAGTGACACCGGCCCACGACCCCAATGACTTCGAGATCGGCCTGCGGCACAACCTGGCGATGCCGACGATGATGGACGAGACCGGCCACATCGCCGACACCGGAACGCAGTTCGACGGGATGGACCGGTTCGCGGCGCGTGTCGCCGTGCGTGAGGCGCTGGCCGCCCAGGGCCGCATCGTCGCCGAGAAGCGGCCCTACCAACACAGCGTCGGCCACTCCGAGCGCAGCGGTGAGCCCATCGAACCCCGGCTCAGCCTGCAGTGGTGGGTCAAGGTGGAGGGTCTGGCCAAGGCGTCCGGTGACGCAGTCCGCAACGGCGACACCGTGATCCACCCGGCCAGTCTGGAACCGCGGTGGTTCGGCTGGGTCGACAACATGCACGACTGGTGCATCTCGCGTCAGCTGTGGTGGGGCCATCGCATCCCGATCTGGCACGGCCCCGACGGTCAGAAGGTCTGCCTGGGACCTGATGAGACCCCGCCGGAAGGCTGGGAGCAGGACCCCGACGTACTGGACACCTGGTTCTCCTCGGCGCTGTGGCCGTTCTCCACGATGGGCTGGCCGGACAAGACGCCGGAGCTCGAGAAGTTCTATCCGACATCGGTTCTGGTGACCGGTTACGACATCCTGTTCTTCTGGGTGGCGCGGATGATGATGTTCGGCACCTTCGTCGCCGGGGACGAGACCATCCCGAATCCGGCCACGGGCCGTCCCCAGGTGCCGTTCCAGAATGTGTTCCTGCACGGGCTCATCCGCGACGAGTTCGGCCGCAAGATGAGCAAGTCCAAGGGAAACGGCATCGACCCGCTGGATTGGGTGCAGACGTTCGGCGCCGACGCCCTGCGCTTCACCCTGGCCCGCGGGGCCAGCCCCGGCGGTGACCTCTCCATCGGCGAGGATCACGCCCGCGCGTCACGCAATTTCGCCACCAAGTTGTTCAATGCCACCCGCTTTGCGCTGATGAACGGTGCGGAACCGGCGGAGTTGCCCGCGGAATCAGTGCTCACCGATGCCGACAAATGGATCCTTGGACGCCTCGAAGAGGTTCGGGCCGAAGCGGATTCGGCGTTCGAGAACTACGAGTTCAGCCGTGCCTGCGAAGCGCTCTATCACTTCGCCTGGGACGAGTTCTGCGACTGGTACGTCGAACTGGCGAAAGTGCAACTGGGCCAGGGGCACACGCACACCACGGCGGTGCTGGCCGCAGTGCTCGACAGCCTGCTCAAACTGCTGCACCCGGTGATGCCGTTCGTCACCGAGACACTGTGGAAGGCGCTCACCGGCGGTGAGTCGCTGGTGATCGCCGACTGGCCGCAGACCTCGGGCATCACCTTGGATCAGGGCGCCGCCGGGCGGGTGGCCGATCTGCAGAAGCTGGTCACCGAAGTGCGCCGATTCCGCAGCGATCAGGGTCTGGCCGACCGGCAGCGGGTGCCGGCCCGGTTGTCCGGTATCGACGCCGCGGGGCTCAGCGACCACATCCGCGCCACCACGGCGTTGTCCTGGCTGACCGACCCCGCGGATGGTTTCATCCCGTCCGCCTCGATCGAGGTGCGCCTCGGCGGCGGCACGGTGCAGGTGGAATTGGACACCTCCGGCACCGTCGACGTCGCCGCCGAACGTCGCCGTCTGGAGAAGGATCTGGCCGCCGCGCAGAAGGAGCTGGCAGGCACCACTGCCAAGCTGGGCAACGAAGCATTCCTGGCCAAGGCGCCCGAAGCCGTGGTCGCCAAGATCCGGGACCGCCAGCAGCTCGCCGGCGAAGAGGTGGACCGGATCACCGCCCGCCTGGCCGGATTGGCATGAGCGAGTCCGATTTCCCGCTCGACGATGACTTCGGGGATCCGGAAGCGATCACCCCCGAGGCCATCATCGAACCGAGCCCCGACGAGGTGGCGGCGCTGCTGCAGGTCGAGCACCTGCTGGACCAGCGGTGGCCGGAGACCAAGATCGAGCCCAGCACGGCGCGCATCTCGGCATTGATGGAGCTCCTCGGCTCGCCGCAGCGCAATTACCCGAGCATCCACATCGCGGGCACCAACGGCAAGACCTCGGTGGCGCGGATGATCGACGCGTTGATCAGCGCACTGCACCAACGCACCGGTCGCACCACCAGCCCGCACCTGCAGTCGGCCACCGAGCGCATCTCGATCGACAACGCACCCATCAGCCCGGCGAAGTACGTCGAGACCTACCGGGAGATCGAACCGTTCGTCGAGCTCGTCGATCAGCAGTCGCACGCCGCCGGCGGGCCGTCCATGAGCAAGTTCGAGGTGGTCACGGCCATGGCATTCGCGGCTTTCGCCGACGCCCCGGTGGACGTCGCGATCATCGAGGTGGGCCTGGGCGGTCGCTGGGACGCCACCAACATCGTCGATGCGCCCGTCGCCGTCATCACTCCGATCGGTATCGACCATGTGGAGTACCTCGGCAACGACATCACCTCCATCGCGGGTGAGAAGGCCGGCATCATCCGCAAGCCCGAACCCGACGACGTGCTGCCGGAGGGCGTCGATCCCAGCATGGTCGCCATCATCGGCCAGCAGGTGCCTGAGGCCATGGAAGTCCTGATGGCCCAAGCTATCGAAGCCGACGCCTCGGTGGCCCGGGAAGGCTCGGAGTTCGCGGTGCTCTCGAGGCAGGTGGCCATCGGCGGGCAGCTGTTGGAACTGCAGGGCCTCGGCGGCGTGTACTCCGAGGTGTTCCTGCCCCTGCACGGCGAACACCAGGCCCACAACGCGGCTGTCGCCCTGGCCGCCGTGGAGGCGTTCTTCGGTGCGGGCGCCTCACGTCAGCTCGACATCGACGCCGTACGCGCCGGTTTCGCCGCCGTCACCAGCCCCGGCAGGCTGGAGCGGCTGCGCACCGCCCCGACGGTGTTCATCGACGCCGCCCACAATCCCGCCGGCGCGACGGCACTGGCCGCCACGCTGGCCGAAGAGTTCGACTTCAGGTTCCTTGTGGGCGTGGTCTCGGTGATGGGCGACAAGGACGTAGCGGGCATGCTCGACGTCCTGGAACCGGTATTCGATCAGCTTGTGGTCACGCACAACGGATCGCCACGGGCGCTGGAGACCGATGCCCTGGCGCTGCTGGCCGAAGAACGGTTCGGCCAGGAGCGGGTGATCACCGCCGCCACGTTGGCCGACGCCGTGGAGACCGCCACCGCGTTGGTGGAGCAGGCGGGCCAGGACGGCGGAGTGTTCGGTACCGGGATCGTCGTCACCGGGTCTGTGGTCACCGCCGGCGCGGCTCGCACCCTGTTCGGCAAGGACCCGCAGTGACCGACACGCCGACACCGCCAGACCCGTGGAAGAGTTTCCGGGGCGTGATGGCCGGGACGCTGATTCTGGAAGCCATCGTGGTGCTGTTGGCCCTGCCGGTGGTGGGCGCTGTCGGAGGCGGTCTGAACGCCTTCTCGATGGCGTACCTGATCGGCTTCGCGGTGTTCTTGATCCTGCTGTCCGGGATGCAGGGCAGGCCATGGGCGTTGTGGGTGAACTGCGGTGTCCAGGTGCTGCTGATCGCCGGATGGGTGGTCTATCCCGGAGTCGGATTCGTCGGGCTGGTGTTCGCGGTGGTCTGGGGGCTGATCGTGTACCTGCGCGCCGAGGTGCTCCGGCGACAGCGCCGCGGGCTGCTCCCGGGGCAGCGGAATAGCGACTGACCAGGCGATACAACGAATTCGCCCGCGTTCGGTACGCTGTGCGCCGTGACTGAGCGGACTTTGGCCCTGATCAAGCCTGATGGCGTCGAGCGGCAACTGATCGGAGAGATCATCAGCCGGATCGAGCGAAAAGGACTCTCGATCGCAGCGTTGGAGCTCAAGCACGTCAGCGACGAGCTGGCGCGCGCCCACTACGCCGAGCACGAGGGCAAGCCTTTCTTCCCCTCACTGCTGGAGTTCATCACCTCCGGTGCCGTGGTGGCTGCCATCCTCGAAGGCCCCCGCGCTGTGGCGGCCTTCCGGCAGATCGCCGGCGGCACCGATCCGGTGGAGAAGGCCACGCCCGGCACCATCCGCGGTGATTTCGGCCTGGAGACCCAGTTCAACCTGGTGCACGGATCCGATTCTCCGGACTCCGCAGAGCGCGAGATCGCGCTCTGGTTCCCCAACTCCTGAGGCCGGGCCAGGCCGGGTGTCAGTTGGTCCGGCCCTGCCCTCTCGGCGCGCCGGGGGCACCTCAGCCCGGTTCCTCCGCGCGGCGTCGGCGACCGGCCTGACCCGACTCTGGTCGGACGCACTACTTCGGTATGGGATACTGGACGCGGGTGTACGGCGTCAGACCGGTGGCGTACACCCGGATGAAGACTTAGACGAGCGCGACCACCGCTATCCGCGATGCGGCGCCGACCGTCCCAGCCATCATTCAACCCAGGCACCGGGTGGGTTCATACAGAGCCGCCCGGGGCGAGACCACAACAAGTTCGGTGAAGCCAGCCGAGCCCATAACCGAAGTCCTCGCGCGGCCGCGTCGTATGACGCGCCCGGGGGCTCGAAGGAGAGTACGTGGACGACGATGCCCAAATCCATGACCACACCGACAGCAGCGCCGCGGAGAACAGCGCGCCTGCTGACAACGGCGGGGACACCTCTCACCCGGAGATTCCCGAGCGACTGAGAGTCCACTCGCTGGCCAGGGTGCTTGGCACCACCAGCCGCCGCGTGCTCGAAGCGCTCGCCGAGTTCGACGGCCGGTCCCGCAGCGCGCACTCCAGTGTGGATCGTGTTGACGCGGTGAAGGTGCGTGACGTCCTCGCCGCGGCCGAGCAGGCCCAGGCGCCCGCCCCACAACCACAGTCGGTGCCCGAACCCGAGGTTGCGCCGGAACCCGAGGCCGCTCCGGAACTCGAGGTGGCTCCGGAATCGCGACCTGAACTGGAAATCGTCGAGCCCGACACGCCGCAGGTTGCCGAATCCGAGTTCGCGACCATCTCCTCAGCGGACGAGGTGCCCGAGGGCGAGCCTGAATCCCGGCTGCTGATCGACGTGCCGCAGGAGCCGGAGTCCGAGGCCTCCGATGCCGTGGTGGCCGACTATCTGCCGCTGTTCGTGGCACCGCAGCCGGTCAAGGACCGGCCGGTCAGGGAACGTCCCGCCCCCGAGGTGCGTGCTGACGAGGCCGACTCCGACACCGATGACGGCGACACCGACGACGGTGACGACTCCGATGACGAGCAGGCCGAAAAGCCGGCCAACCGCAGGCGCCGGCGTGGACGCCGTGGCCGTGGCCGCGGTCGCGGTGGTGAACCCGGGTCCGACGATGACTCCGACGACGAGCAGGCCGAGAAGTCCGACACCGAGGACAAGTCCGATGGTGACGAGGCTGCTGAGGATTCTTCGGACGACGACGGCGAGGACGACGACAGCGGCAGCGGTGACGGCTCCAGCCGGCGCCGTCGCAGGCGTCGTCGCCGCAAGTCCGGTTCCAGCGACGACGGGGGTGAGTCGGCCTCGCCTGACGACCCGCCGAACACCGTCGTCCACGAACGCGCCCCTCGCAGCAAGGCCGACAAGGCCGACAAGGCGTCCAACGAGATCCAGGGCATCAGTGGGTCCACCCGACTGGAGGCCAAACGCCAGCGCCGCCGTGACGGCCGTGACGCCGGTCGTCGCCGCCCGCCGATCCTGTCCGAGGCCGAGTTCCTGGCCCGCCGGGAGGCTGTCGAGCGGACCATGATCGTGCGGGACAAGATCCGCACCGAGCCGCCGCATGCCGGCGCCCGCTACACCCAGATCGCGGTTCTCGAAGACGGCGTGGTGGTGGAGCATTTTGTCACCTCGGCCGGGTCCGCTTCGTTGGTCGGCAACATCTACCTCGGCATCGTGCAGAACGTCCTGCCGTCCATGGAGGCGGCGTTCGTCGACATCGGCCGCGGCCGCAACGGCGTCCTGTACGCCGGCGAGGTCAACTGGGAGGCCGCTGGGCTCGGCGGCGCCCAACGCAAGATCGAGCAGGCCCTCAAGCCCGGCGATTACGTCGTCGTCCAGGTCAGCAAGGACCCGGTGGGGCACAAGGGCGCGCGGCTGACCACACAGGTGTCCCTGGCCGGCCGCTACCTGGTCTACGTTCCCGGCGCCTCGTCGACGGGCATCAGCCGCAAGCTGCCCGACACCGAGCGCCAGCGGCTCAAGGAGATCCTGCGTGAGGTGGTTCCCGCCGACGCCGGCGTGATCATCCGCACCGCCTCCGAAGGCGTCAAGGAAGAGGACATCCGCACGGATGTCGAGCGCCTGCAGAAGCGGTGGACCGAAGTCGAGGCCAAGGCTGCCGAGGTCACCGGCAAGAAGGCCGGCGCCGCCGTCGCGCTGTACGAAGAGCCCGATGTGCTGGTCAAGGTGATCCGCGACCTGTTCAACGAAGACTTCTCCGGACTGATCGTTTCCGGTGACGATGCCTGGAAGACCATCAACGACTATGTCGCCTCGGTGGCTCCGGAGCTGATGTCGAAGCTGACGAAGTACGACGCGGCTGACAACGGCGGGCCCGACGTCTTCGCGGTGCACCGCATCGACGAGCAGCTGACGAAGGCCATGGACCGCAAGGTGTGGCTGCCGTCCGGCGGCACCCTGGTGATCGACCGCACCGAGGCCATGACCGTGGTGGACGTCAACACCGGCAAATTCACCGGTGCCGGCGGCAACCTCGAGCAGACCGTCACCAAGAACAACCTGGAAGCTGCCGAGGAGATCGTGCGCCAACTGCGGCTGCGCGATATCGGCGGCATCGTGGTGATCGACTTCATCGACATGGTGCTGGAGTCCAACCGGGACCTGGTGCTGCGCAGGCTCACCGAAGCCCTGGCACGCGACCGCACCCGGCATCAGGTCTCCGAGGTGACCTCGCTGGGCCTGGTGCAGTTGACCCGCAAGAAGTTGGGCACCGGCCTGGTCGAGGCGTTCTCCACCACCTGCACCCACTGTGCGGGCCGCGGCATCGTCCTGCACAGTGATCCGGTCGATTCGGGGGCGCCCGCACCGGCGCGCAAGGCCGCTGAGCCTGCCGGGGGCAGCCGGCGCAGCAAGCGTTCTGGCAAGAGGGGCAAGGCCGAGGAGCCCACACCGGAAGTCGCCCGGGTGCCCACGCACAGTGCCGAGCATCCGATGTTCAAGGCGATGGCCGCCGCCAATGGCAAGCACGAAGACGACGACGAATCCGACATCGACGAATCCGACATCGAGACCGCCGAGTCCGAGGAGATCCTCACCGAGGAGGCTGTGCACGATGCGGTCGGTGAGGAACAGTCGCAGGAGCGGGTGGACGCCGAACTCGAGGATGACTTCGACGATTCGGACGACGACGACGATTCGGACGACGACGATTCGGACGACGACGATGATTCGGAGGACGAGTCCGACGAACTCGATCTCGACGAGGTAGACGAGGACGAGGACGAGGACGAGGACGACGACATCGAACTCGACGAGGACTCGGACGAATCCGACGAGGACGACGACGACTCCGATGACGACGACGATTCCGATGACGAAGAGTCCGACGACGACCCCGAGGACGAGCCCGAACCCGTCGTTGAGGTGATCTCCACCACTCGGCCACGTCGCCGTCGGGCGGCCGCAAGACCCGCGGGGCCGCCAAAGGCCTGATCAGAGCGCGGTTTGACCCGTAAGACGCTGCTCACGTAACCTTGAGCAGTTGTCGTCAGGCCGTCACCTGCGACAGCGGGGATGAACATTGCCCCGCACCACAAGACCCGCGCGTGCAGCCTCCGGGTAGCGCGCGCCCGCACGAAGCACTGCAAGACTAGAGATAGAGAGACAGGAACGATGGCAGCCGAGAACGCCACGTACGCGATCGTCAAGACCGGCGGCAAGCAGTACAAGGTCGCCGTCGGCGACATCGTCAAGGTCGAGAAGCTGGAGATCGAGGCCGGCGGCTCCGTCTCGCTGCCCGTCGCTCTCGTCGTCGACGGTGCCAAGGTCACCACCGACGCCAAGGCGCTGGAGAAGGTTGCCGTCACCGGTGAGGTGCTCGAGCACACCAAGGGTCCCAAGATCCGCATCCACAAGTTCAAGAACAAGACCGGCTACCACAAGCGCCAGGGGCACCGTCAGCAGCTGACGGTCCTCAAGGTCACCGGCATCAAGTAAAGGGGAGCGAACACCATGGCACACAAAAAGGGCGCTTCCAGCTCACGCAACGGTCGCGACTCAGCCGCCCAGCGGCTCGGCGTCAAGCGCTTCGGCGGCCAGGTCGTCAAGGCCGGTGAGATCATCGTCCGCCAGCGTGGCACCCACTTCCACCCCGGCGTGAACGTCGGCCGTGGCGGCGACGACACGCTGTTCGCGCTGTCGGCCGGCGCTGTCGAGTTCGGCAGCAAGCGCGGTCGCAAGACTGTCAACATCGTTCCGGCTGACGCCTGACGTTCCGAGGACCACGCCTGCGAATGTGAAGCTGCTGCGAGTTCTCGAAAGATCTCGCAACTAGCTTCACACCTCACAGGAAGGTCGCCCGATGGCACCCCGTTTCGTCGACCGCGTCGTCATCCACGCCCGCGCCGGAGCAGGTGGCCACGGTTGCGCTTCGGTGCACCGTGAGAAATTCAAGCCACTGGGTGGTCCCGACGGCGGCAACGGCGGACGTGGCGGCAGCATCGTCCTGGTCGTCGATCCTCAAGTCCACACTCTGCTGGACTTCCACTTCCATCCCCACGTCGACGCACCCTCCGGTAAGCAGGGCGCAGGCGGTAACCGCGATGGTGCCCAAGGCGCCGATCTCGAGGTGAAGGTGCCCGACGGCACCGTCGTGCTCGACGAGCAGGGTCGGCTGCTGGCCGATCTGACCGGTGCCGGTACCCGTTTCGAAGCTGCTGTCGGCGGTCGTGGCGGCCTTGGCAACGCCGCGCTGGCCTCGCGTGCCCGCAAGGCGCCCGGCTTCGCCCTGTTGGGTGAGAAGGGCGAGGAACGCCAGCTCATCCTGGAGCTGAAGACCGTCGCCGACGTTGGCCTGGTCGGTTTCCCGTCCGCTGGGAAATCCTCGCTGGTGTCCGCCATTTCGGCGGCCAAGCCGAAGATCGCGGACTACCCCTTCACCACATTGGCCCCCAATCTCGGGGTGGTCTCTGCCGGTGATCACACCTTCACCGTCGCTGACGTCCCCGGTCTGATCCCCGGAGCCTCCGAAGGTCGCGGTCTGGGCCTGGACTTCCTGCGCCACATCGAGCGCTGCGCAGTCCTTGTGCACGTGATCGACTGCGCCACAATGGAACCCGGCCGTGATCCGATCTCCGACATCGACGCGTTGGAAGCGGAGTTGGCGGCCTATCAGCCCACGCTGCAAGGTGATTCGACGCTGGGCGACTTGGCGGAGCGGCCCCGGGCGGTGGTGCTGAACAAGATCGACGTTCCCGACGCCAAAGAACTGGCCGACTTCGTGCGCGACGACATCGCTGCCCGCGGCTGGCCGGTGTTCGAGGTGTCGACCGTGGCCCGGACCGGGTTGCGGCAGTTGACGTTCGCTTTGTGGGATCTGGTGGCGGCCTACCGGGCCGCGCAGCCGGTGCTGGCTCCGCGCCGCCCGGTCATCCGACCCGTCCCTGTCGACGAGAAGTCCTTCTCGGTGCAGCCTGACGGCGACGGTGGCTTCGTGGTGCGCGGTGTGCGCCCCGAACGCTGGATCGCGCAGACCAACTTCGACAACGACGAAGCCGTCGGCTATCTCGGTGACCGGCTGGCCCGCCTCGGCGTCGAGGACGCGCTGTTCAAGGTCGGCGCCCGGCCGGGCTGCGCGGTGACGATCGGCGACATGACCTTCGACTGGGAACCGCAAACCCCGGCGGGCGTGGACGTGATGCCGACCGGCCGTGGCACCGACGTGCGACTGGAGCGCAGCGACCGCGTGGGTGCCGATGAACGCAAGGCGGCACGTCGCGCGCGGCGCGAACACGGTGAGCACGACGCCGGCGAGCAGACGTGAGCGTCCACCGCGACGCCATCCGTACCGCACGCAGCATCGTCGTCAAGATCGGCACCACTGCGCTCACCACGCCCACCGGCGTGTTTGATGCCGGCCGGTTGCAGTACCTGGTGGATGCCATCGAGCGGCGGATGAAGGCCGGCTCGGACGTCGTCATCGTGTCCTCCGGTGCTATTGCCGCGGGGATCGAGCCGCTCGGATTGCCCAGGCGACCGACGGATCTGGCGACCAAGCAGGCTGCGGCCAGTGTGGGTCAGGTGGCGTTGGTGAATTCGTGGAGCGCGGCGTTCGCCCGCTACCAGCGCACTGTCGGTCAGGTGCTGCTGACCGCGCATGACATCTCGATGCGAGTGCAGCACACCAATGCCCAGCGCACGCTGGACCGGTTGCGGGCGCTGCACGCCGTGGCGATCGTCAACGAGAACGACACGGTGGCCACCAATGAAATCCGGTTCGGCGACAATGACCGGCTCTCGGCGTTGGTGGCCCATCTGATCGGTGCGGATGCGCTGGTGCTGCTGTCGGATATCAACGGCCTCTACGATTCCGATCCCAGGAAGGCCGATGCCCGTTTTATCCCCGAGGTGTCGGGTCCCGATGATCTGGACGGTGTGATCGCCGGTCGCGGAAGTCATCTGGGCACCGGTGGGATGGCATCGAAGCTGTCGTCGGCGCTGTTGGCCGCCGACGCCGGGGTGCCCGTGCTGCTGGCCGCTGCCGCCGATGCCGCCGACGCGTTGTCGGAGGCTTCGGTGGGTACGGTGTTCGCGCCCAGGCCCGCCCGGATGTCGGCGCGCCGGTTCTGGGTGCGCTATGCGGCGGAGGCCGCCGGCAGTGTGACGTTGGACGACGGCGCCGTACGGGCTGTGATCGAACGTCGGCGGTCATTGCTCGTCGCTGGAATCACGGCTCTGGCAGGACGATTCGTCGGCGGCGACGTGATCGAGCTGAAGGGCCCCGACGGTGGCGTGGTGGCCCGAGGCGTGGTTGCCTACGACGCGGTGGAGTTGGCATCGATGATGGGTCGCTCCACTTCGGAGTTGCCCGCCGACATGCGCCGCCCTGCCGTGCACGCCGACGACCTGGTCGCCTGCTAGCGGCGTTGCCCGTCGGGCGCACTCCAGGGATCGCACAGATACAGCGAGGCCCAGACGATCTGTGTCAGCGCCTCGACCAACTCCGTGTCGTACTCGGCGGGCCGGTTCGGCAGGTTCTGCTGACACGACCGCTCCACCATCCAGGTCAGCGAGGTGGCCGTCGCCTCCGGTGGCAGTTCGGCGCGGATGGTGCCCGCGGCCTGTCCGTCCTCGATCACCCGGACCACCTGCCCGGCGATCTCGGTCAGAAGTTCGCGGTAGGTCGCCGACACCTGGGGGTCGTAGCCAGCCATCTCGCTGAGGGAGACCAGCAGCGGCTGGTGTCGCCGGTACTGGGCGACCACCGCCGTCATGGCTGCCCGGACGTCGGCGGGGTCACGGCGGGCGGCCACTGACCACCACTGCTTGGCGCCATCGGCGAGGTCACCGAACACGTGCCCGGCGAGCCGGCGCAGCAGGTGCCCCTTGTCCTCGAAGTAGATGTAGAAGCTGGCGCGCGAGATGCCCGCTTCGCCGGCCAGTCGGTCGACGCTCAGTTCGGTGAAGCTGGCGCCGTCGTTGACCAGGCGTTCGGTGGCGGCCAAGAGGTCGCGTTCGATCTGTTCGCGGCGCTCCTGCCGTTTGGCCTGCGGCTTCCGTGTTACCGACGGCATCACCGAAGAATAGCTCGGTCGCCGAGGCGGGTGAGGGGTGAGCTGAACTCGCCGCACCATATTGACTAGACAATGTGTCTAGACCTATCGTCGGCACATGACTGTGTCCTCGATCACATCAGAGCCCGTGCGTCCGTACGACCCGATCGATCTGTCCTCGCGGGCGTTCTGGTCCACCACTGCGGCCGACCGTGAACAATCCTTTGCGCAGCTGCGGTCTCAGCGCCCGGTCAGCTGGCACCCGCCGGTCGAAGATGCCCTCATGCATGATCCTGCCGACCGCGGCTACTGGGCCGTCACACGGCACGCCGACATCGTGGCCGTCAGCCGCAACAGCGAGGTGTTCCTGTCCGGCAAGGGCGTGCTGTTCGAGAACATCCCCGAGGAACTGCTGGAGGCCTCGCAG
Coding sequences within:
- a CDS encoding Rne/Rng family ribonuclease, with product MDDDAQIHDHTDSSAAENSAPADNGGDTSHPEIPERLRVHSLARVLGTTSRRVLEALAEFDGRSRSAHSSVDRVDAVKVRDVLAAAEQAQAPAPQPQSVPEPEVAPEPEAAPELEVAPESRPELEIVEPDTPQVAESEFATISSADEVPEGEPESRLLIDVPQEPESEASDAVVADYLPLFVAPQPVKDRPVRERPAPEVRADEADSDTDDGDTDDGDDSDDEQAEKPANRRRRRGRRGRGRGRGGEPGSDDDSDDEQAEKSDTEDKSDGDEAAEDSSDDDGEDDDSGSGDGSSRRRRRRRRRKSGSSDDGGESASPDDPPNTVVHERAPRSKADKADKASNEIQGISGSTRLEAKRQRRRDGRDAGRRRPPILSEAEFLARREAVERTMIVRDKIRTEPPHAGARYTQIAVLEDGVVVEHFVTSAGSASLVGNIYLGIVQNVLPSMEAAFVDIGRGRNGVLYAGEVNWEAAGLGGAQRKIEQALKPGDYVVVQVSKDPVGHKGARLTTQVSLAGRYLVYVPGASSTGISRKLPDTERQRLKEILREVVPADAGVIIRTASEGVKEEDIRTDVERLQKRWTEVEAKAAEVTGKKAGAAVALYEEPDVLVKVIRDLFNEDFSGLIVSGDDAWKTINDYVASVAPELMSKLTKYDAADNGGPDVFAVHRIDEQLTKAMDRKVWLPSGGTLVIDRTEAMTVVDVNTGKFTGAGGNLEQTVTKNNLEAAEEIVRQLRLRDIGGIVVIDFIDMVLESNRDLVLRRLTEALARDRTRHQVSEVTSLGLVQLTRKKLGTGLVEAFSTTCTHCAGRGIVLHSDPVDSGAPAPARKAAEPAGGSRRSKRSGKRGKAEEPTPEVARVPTHSAEHPMFKAMAAANGKHEDDDESDIDESDIETAESEEILTEEAVHDAVGEEQSQERVDAELEDDFDDSDDDDDSDDDDSDDDDDSEDESDELDLDEVDEDEDEDEDDDIELDEDSDESDEDDDDSDDDDDSDDEESDDDPEDEPEPVVEVISTTRPRRRRAAARPAGPPKA
- the rplU gene encoding 50S ribosomal protein L21 encodes the protein MAAENATYAIVKTGGKQYKVAVGDIVKVEKLEIEAGGSVSLPVALVVDGAKVTTDAKALEKVAVTGEVLEHTKGPKIRIHKFKNKTGYHKRQGHRQQLTVLKVTGIK
- the rpmA gene encoding 50S ribosomal protein L27 → MAHKKGASSSRNGRDSAAQRLGVKRFGGQVVKAGEIIVRQRGTHFHPGVNVGRGGDDTLFALSAGAVEFGSKRGRKTVNIVPADA
- the obgE gene encoding GTPase ObgE codes for the protein MAPRFVDRVVIHARAGAGGHGCASVHREKFKPLGGPDGGNGGRGGSIVLVVDPQVHTLLDFHFHPHVDAPSGKQGAGGNRDGAQGADLEVKVPDGTVVLDEQGRLLADLTGAGTRFEAAVGGRGGLGNAALASRARKAPGFALLGEKGEERQLILELKTVADVGLVGFPSAGKSSLVSAISAAKPKIADYPFTTLAPNLGVVSAGDHTFTVADVPGLIPGASEGRGLGLDFLRHIERCAVLVHVIDCATMEPGRDPISDIDALEAELAAYQPTLQGDSTLGDLAERPRAVVLNKIDVPDAKELADFVRDDIAARGWPVFEVSTVARTGLRQLTFALWDLVAAYRAAQPVLAPRRPVIRPVPVDEKSFSVQPDGDGGFVVRGVRPERWIAQTNFDNDEAVGYLGDRLARLGVEDALFKVGARPGCAVTIGDMTFDWEPQTPAGVDVMPTGRGTDVRLERSDRVGADERKAARRARREHGEHDAGEQT